Proteins encoded together in one Lysinibacillus sp. FSL K6-0232 window:
- the rplC gene encoding 50S ribosomal protein L3, with protein sequence MAKGILGRKIGMTQVFAENGDLIPVTVIEAAPNVVLQKKTVETDGYEAIQVGFEDKRVKLSNKPEQGHVAKANTAPKRFIREFRNVNVEEYEVGQEVNVEIFAEGDVIDVTGVTKGKGFQGVIKRHGQSRGPMAHGSRYHRRPGSMGPVAPNRVFKQKKLPGQMGGNVVTIQNLEIVKVDAERNLLLVKGNVPGSKKALVTVKTAIKAK encoded by the coding sequence TGACACAAGTTTTCGCTGAAAATGGCGATTTAATCCCAGTAACAGTTATTGAAGCTGCTCCAAACGTAGTTCTTCAAAAGAAAACTGTTGAAACAGATGGCTACGAAGCAATCCAAGTTGGTTTCGAAGATAAGCGTGTTAAGCTTTCTAACAAACCAGAACAAGGTCACGTAGCAAAAGCGAATACTGCTCCTAAGCGCTTCATTCGTGAATTCCGCAACGTGAACGTGGAAGAGTACGAAGTTGGTCAAGAAGTCAATGTAGAAATTTTCGCAGAAGGCGATGTAATTGATGTAACAGGTGTTACTAAAGGTAAAGGTTTCCAAGGTGTAATTAAACGCCACGGACAATCTCGTGGTCCAATGGCCCACGGTTCTCGTTACCACCGTCGTCCTGGTTCAATGGGTCCAGTTGCTCCGAACCGCGTATTCAAACAAAAGAAATTACCTGGTCAAATGGGTGGCAATGTAGTTACAATCCAAAACTTAGAGATCGTAAAGGTTGATGCGGAACGTAACTTACTACTTGTTAAAGGTAATGTTCCTGGTTCTAAAAAAGCTCTAGTTACAGTAAAAACTGCAATTAAAGCTAAGTAA
- the rpsS gene encoding 30S ribosomal protein S19 produces MGRSLKKGPFVDDHLMKKVEAQEASEKKQVIKTWSRRSTIFPNFIGLTIAVYDGRKHVPVYVTEDMVGHKLGEFAPTRTYKGHGADDKKTRR; encoded by the coding sequence ATGGGTCGCAGCTTGAAAAAAGGACCTTTTGTTGATGACCACTTAATGAAAAAAGTGGAGGCACAAGAGGCTTCTGAGAAAAAACAAGTTATCAAAACTTGGTCACGCCGTTCTACAATCTTCCCGAACTTCATCGGTTTAACGATTGCTGTATATGATGGACGTAAACATGTTCCTGTATACGTAACAGAAGATATGGTAGGCCATAAACTTGGTGAGTTCGCACCGACACGTACTTATAAAGGTCACGGTGCAGACGACAAGAAAACAAGACGCTAA
- the rplB gene encoding 50S ribosomal protein L2 → MAIKKYKPTSNGRRNMTSLDFAEITTNKPEKSLLEPTKRKAGRNNQGKITVRHHGGGHKKQYRVIDFKRVKDGIPAKVATIEYDPNRSANIALINYADGAKAYILAPKGLEVGQTIISGPDADIKVGNTLPLANIPMGTTVHNIELKPGKGGQLVRSAGTSAQVLGREGKYVIVRLQSGEVRLVLATCRATIGQVGNEQHELVHIGKAGRSRWLGKRPEVRGSVMNPNDHPHGGGEGRSPIGRKSPMTPWGKPALGYKTRKKKNKSDKFIIRSRKK, encoded by the coding sequence ATGGCGATTAAAAAGTATAAACCTACCTCTAATGGTCGTCGTAACATGACGTCATTAGACTTTGCGGAAATTACAACGAACAAGCCTGAGAAATCATTGCTTGAACCAACTAAACGCAAAGCTGGTCGTAACAACCAAGGTAAAATCACTGTTCGTCATCATGGTGGTGGTCATAAGAAGCAATACCGTGTTATCGATTTCAAACGTGTTAAAGATGGCATTCCGGCAAAAGTTGCTACTATCGAATATGATCCAAACCGTTCTGCGAATATCGCATTAATCAACTACGCTGATGGAGCAAAAGCTTACATCTTAGCACCAAAAGGATTAGAGGTTGGTCAAACAATCATTTCTGGTCCAGATGCTGATATTAAAGTAGGTAACACATTACCATTAGCAAACATTCCAATGGGTACTACAGTCCATAACATCGAATTAAAACCTGGTAAAGGTGGACAATTAGTACGTTCTGCTGGTACTTCTGCGCAAGTACTTGGTCGTGAAGGAAAATACGTAATCGTTCGTCTACAATCTGGTGAAGTACGTTTAGTGTTAGCTACTTGCCGCGCTACAATCGGTCAAGTTGGTAACGAACAACATGAACTTGTACACATCGGTAAAGCAGGTCGTAGCCGTTGGTTAGGTAAACGCCCAGAAGTACGTGGTTCTGTAATGAACCCTAACGATCACCCACACGGTGGTGGTGAAGGACGTTCACCAATCGGACGTAAATCACCAATGACTCCTTGGGGTAAACCAGCACTTGGTTACAAAACTCGCAAGAAGAAAAACAAATCGGATAAATTTATCATCCGTAGTCGTAAAAAATAA
- the rplD gene encoding 50S ribosomal protein L4, protein MTKVSVLSQTGASVGEIELNDAIFGIEPNEAVLFDAVVAQRASLRQGNHKVKNRSEVAGGGRKPWRQKGTGRARQGSIRSPQWRGGGIVFGPTPRSYSYKLPKKVRRLALKSALSAKVVEQNFLVLDALTLEAPKTKEFTKILKDLSLEKKSLFVTADLDENVALSARNIPGVTVLTANGINVLDLLGHDKVVFTKSAVEKVEEVLG, encoded by the coding sequence ATGACAAAAGTATCTGTACTTAGTCAAACAGGTGCTTCAGTTGGCGAAATCGAATTAAACGATGCGATTTTCGGAATCGAGCCAAATGAAGCAGTATTATTCGACGCAGTAGTTGCACAACGCGCTTCTCTACGTCAAGGTAATCACAAAGTGAAAAACCGTTCTGAAGTTGCTGGTGGTGGTCGTAAACCATGGCGTCAAAAAGGAACTGGTCGTGCTCGTCAAGGTTCTATCCGTTCTCCACAATGGCGCGGCGGTGGTATCGTATTCGGTCCTACTCCACGTAGCTATTCTTATAAATTACCTAAAAAAGTTCGTCGTTTAGCTCTTAAATCGGCTTTATCAGCTAAAGTAGTAGAACAAAACTTCTTAGTTCTTGATGCTCTAACTTTAGAAGCGCCAAAAACAAAAGAATTCACAAAAATTCTTAAAGATCTTTCTTTAGAGAAAAAATCTTTATTCGTAACTGCTGACCTAGATGAAAACGTAGCATTATCTGCTCGTAACATCCCAGGTGTAACAGTTTTAACTGCAAATGGTATCAACGTTCTTGATCTATTAGGTCATGATAAAGTTGTATTTACTAAATCTGCAGTAGAAAAAGTTGAGGAGGTGCTTGGATAA
- the rplW gene encoding 50S ribosomal protein L23, giving the protein MEARDILKRPVITERSSELMAEKKYTFEVDTRANKTQVKDAVEEIFGVKVEKVNVLNYKGKFKRVGRYGGYTNKRRKAIVKLTADSKEIELFEM; this is encoded by the coding sequence ATGGAAGCACGTGATATTTTAAAACGTCCGGTCATTACTGAGCGTTCTTCAGAACTTATGGCAGAGAAAAAGTATACTTTCGAAGTAGACACTCGCGCTAACAAAACTCAAGTAAAAGACGCTGTAGAAGAAATCTTTGGCGTGAAAGTTGAGAAAGTAAACGTTCTTAACTACAAAGGTAAATTCAAGCGCGTTGGCCGTTATGGTGGTTACACTAACAAACGCCGTAAAGCAATTGTTAAATTAACTGCTGATAGCAAAGAAATTGAATTATTCGAAATGTAA